The genomic DNA TATGAGCAGATAACAAAGCGTCGTTATCAAGATGCGGAAGATTTAGAAGATTTATTTGATGTACTTTTAAAATTGCGACACCAAGTAGCCGTAAATGCGGGCTTTGCAAATTTCAGGGATTATATGTTTGTGGCCATGGGCAGGTTCGATTATACCGTGAACGATTGTGAAATGTTTCACCAATCGGTAAAGAATAAAGTAGTACCTATGGTGCGTGAATTGTTATTGCACCGAAAAGAAAGATTGGGATTGGATAAACTTCGACCTTGGGATACAGAAGTGGATTTAGACGGCCACCAACCTTTGAAACCTTTTGCTGATGGGAAGGATTTATTGAATAAAACTATACAATGTTTCGATCATATAGATCCATTTTTCAAGCAAGTAATCAATACTATGATAGCCCAAGGTCATTTCGATGTGGAATCGAGAATAGGAAAAGCTCCAGGCGGATATAATTATCCTTTGCCAGTGAATGGTTATCCGTTTATATTTATGAATGCGGCAAGCAATACCCGCGATGTGGAAACAATGGTACACGAAGCAGGCCATGCATTTCATTCTGTATTAACTAAAGACTTAGAATTAAATGCTCAAAAAGCATTGACAAGTGAAATAGCTGAACTGGCCAGCATGAGTATGGAATTAATTTCATCGCATTCTCAAAATGTTTTTTATACAAATCCTGATGACCATAAAAGAGCTAGACTTGAACATTTGGAAGGTATTATAGAGGTATTGCCTTGGGTTGCTACGGTTGACAAATTCCAACATTGGTTATATACAAATCCCGGCCATACCCGTGCTGAAAGAGGAGATGCTTGGTTACGCATTAGTCAAGAATTTTCGGGCAATGTGGTTGATTGGGAAGGCTATGAAAAATTCCGCCCTTATAGTTGGCATAAACAATTACATATATTTGAAGTGCCATTTTATTATATAGAATATGGTTTTGCACAGCTTGGTGCAGTGGGCGTTTGGCGTAATTATCTACAAAACCCAACACAAACATTACAACAATATAAAGAAGCATTGTCATTGGGATATACCCAATCAATTCCTGATATATATAAAACCGCAGGCGTGAAATTTGATTTCAGCGAAAACTATATAGGAGAACTTGTTGCTTTTGTTAGCGAACAAATGAAAAGCCTTTCCTAGGCGAAAGTATATATATATGCTTTTACCCGAAATTCAAGTAGCAGATTTCGACTACCTATTACCCGATAGCAGAATAGCCATGCATCCCTTGCCCAAAAGGGAGGAGTCGAAGTTATTGGTATATAAAGATGGTGCTATATTACACGAGCATTTTTATGATATCGCAAACTATTTACCTTCCCAAACTTTGGTATTGTTTAATAATAGCAAAGTGATAAATGCTAGACTCTATTTCAGAAGAAAGACAGGTACTGAAATAGAAGTATTTTGTTTAACTAAAGCTGTGGAATATGAAACCAAATTCAACGAAAGTTATTGGTATTGTTTGGTAGGAAATGTGAAACGATGGAAAAAGGATGAGACCTTACTTAGGGAAACTTCATTATATAATGCCACAATAAAACTGCAAGCTAATTTTATAGAAAAATCCGACAACCAATTCATCATTAAATTTACTTGGAATTCCAATCATAGTTTTTATGAACTATTGGAAATGTTTGGCCAAGTTCCCTTACCACCTTATATAAAAAGACATACCGACATTACCGACCGCAAACGCTACCAAACGGTGTATGCACGACATAATGGGTCAGTAGCTGCTCCTACTGCTGGACTTCACTTTACAGATGAAATTCTGAAAAAGTTAACAGCGAAAAAATGTATTATAGATGAACTTACTTTACATGTAGGTGCAGGTACATTTTTACCTATGAAATCGGATACGGCCAATGAGCATATAATGCATCCCGAAAAAATTATTGTTACGCAAAAAAACATAGACAATATAATACATCAATTAGATTATCAATATCCCATTGCAACCACAGGAACCACTGCTTGCCGCACTTTGGAAAGTTTGTATTGGATAGGTGTAAAAATATTGACAACACAATTTGAAAACAAAGGACTATTATTAGACCAATGGGAACCCTATCAGTTAGATGATACAATTGAACCCATAAAATCATTGGAAGCATTATTAGATTATATGCAAAAAAATGATTTGCAAACCATAGAGGGTTATACCAAAATGATGATAGTGCCCGGTTATAAATTTAAATTAAGCAATATATTAATTACGAATTTCCACCAGCCGCAAAGCACACTGCTCATGCTTGTCTCAGCCTTTACAGACGGGCATTGGGAGGATATATATAAGGCTGCTTTGGCAAATGATTATCGTTTTCTGAGCTATGGAGATGGGAGTATACTTTTTAGGAGCTGAATAATATAAATCACCAGATGGAAATACCAATACAGTCGCCATATTTTTACAATTTTTTCTTACCTACCCATCGAGGCACCATCATGGTAAGCATATCATTACTTACATCTCTGACTCTAAGCCATCTTCCTAATTCAACAACTGTTGGTATTCTGTCAATCGGTATATCATGATTGATTTCCTTTTTGGAATAACCTACGGTAAATAATCCTTTCGTATTAAAAGCGAAATTCTTCACCCTTTGCGGATTTTTGCCATAATATAAACAAACAACTTTATAATGTTTCTCTCTTACCAATTTTGCAAGTATTGTTGTATCTGCAATAAATTGTGCTGTGTTTTCAAAATTAAAAAAATATACAATACTCTTCTTTCTCCATCTCAGTTTTTTGCTATGGTGGGTCTTTTGATCAACTGTTTTGTATTTGAATTTTTTAAGTTTTTGACCTGTTTTTAAAGAGTTCTCATTTCCTGTTGTACTATTATATGTTAACTCCATACTTGTGCCAGATGCAGCAATTTTGGAAATTGCATAACGTATTCCACTATGTATAATACTATTCTCTCCATTGCCTATCTCTATTGCCCCAGCTTCGTCTTCGGTACTTATATAACCCGATTTATATTCACCCATTACAATCATATCTTCTTCCGGTTCATTATATATACCATTCAAATTTCCATCGTACAATCCTATGCAAAAACTATCTTTTTCCCATTTAAAATCAATTGTTCTGGCTTTATATATTTGCAACCTAAACCCAATATCAGCCCACATTAAGGGTCGTTCGGGAAAAGCATGATCATAATATTCACGAAGCAATAAACGGTATTTGGCATTGTTGCTAAAATCAAACCTACTTAAATGATATACAAGCACTCCAGACGTGTCTTTTTCATTCACAAAAGTTAACTCTAAATATTTAAAATATTGGTCTATGGTAACAGGACTTCCATCATCTGTAAAATCCAAATTCTTATTATAGTCCACCCAAATTTTCGTAGGAGCACGCATATATACATTACCCATAACTACTGCCACATAACTTTTGTTGTAGCTGCCTACAACGCCATTGAAATCGAGCAAAGTATAACCACTGTCCAAGCAATCTTTCATATCTGGTAATTTGATACTTACATTTTCGGTACTCGGTTTTTCGCCTACCGCCTCTTTATCAACATTGATAAAACTCCCTTTCAATCTCCATACAGGTGCCGCAACCAAACTCTTGTCAAATTTTTGGTCTTTTGAAAAATTATCTAGCGAGAGCTTGGTCTGACCCCATGTATAATTGGGTATGAACAGTAAAAATAGGATGAATAGGCGATTATACATGAAGGCAATTAAATCTTTTGCAAAGATGCATAGAAAAACTAAATACTGTATCTATATATTTGCACACTGATGAATATTGTTTTACTGGCCAATTACGCTCCTACATCGCTATCTGGCTATGTATACAGGGCTTTGCAGCAAATGGGCCATGCCATTACGTTTGTGAGTCCACAAGAGGGGTTAGAAGATTCTATTGGTTGTAAACCCTTTTTAGATGTGCCGCTGTTTCTGAACAAACAAAATTTGAAACCTGACTTATTGATTGTGGTTGAATCGAGTGTTCATCCTTTGCTTGTTCCATTGAATCTAGAAAAGTTAAATTGCGTTACAGCTTGGTGGGCTATCGACAACCATATTAATTATCGTTGGCATAAAGAGTTTGCCGTATTTTTTGATTATGTGTTTTTTGCCCAAAAAGATTTTACACAACAAGCATCCAAATACGCAGGCAAAAATGTAGCGTGGCTGCCTTTGGCCTGCGACCCAAGCATACATCAAAACAAACACTTAGAGCGAACCGTAGCTTGCGGATTTGTGGGAAATATGAACAAACATCGCCAACATTATTTTGACCAATTAAAAACAAAAACCCATATACAAATTGTAAATGGTTTGAACCCATACCAAATGGC from Bacteroidota bacterium includes the following:
- a CDS encoding S-adenosylmethionine:tRNA ribosyltransferase-isomerase, which codes for MLLPEIQVADFDYLLPDSRIAMHPLPKREESKLLVYKDGAILHEHFYDIANYLPSQTLVLFNNSKVINARLYFRRKTGTEIEVFCLTKAVEYETKFNESYWYCLVGNVKRWKKDETLLRETSLYNATIKLQANFIEKSDNQFIIKFTWNSNHSFYELLEMFGQVPLPPYIKRHTDITDRKRYQTVYARHNGSVAAPTAGLHFTDEILKKLTAKKCIIDELTLHVGAGTFLPMKSDTANEHIMHPEKIIVTQKNIDNIIHQLDYQYPIATTGTTACRTLESLYWIGVKILTTQFENKGLLLDQWEPYQLDDTIEPIKSLEALLDYMQKNDLQTIEGYTKMMIVPGYKFKLSNILITNFHQPQSTLLMLVSAFTDGHWEDIYKAALANDYRFLSYGDGSILFRS
- a CDS encoding M3 family oligoendopeptidase, whose protein sequence is MENQKSPIFISTDMAINSWEDVKPYFENLAERALNNSHDLHQWLLDRSMLEAMLEEDMGWRYIRMTCDTTDKEREQRYLTFVSEIEPQIAPYHDLLNRKMAESAYLSILEKPEYHNYIRSVKEEIKIFREENIPLQTEIQTEQQKYAAISGAMTVTVDDKEQTLQQAANYYKSNDRAKRQQVYEQITKRRYQDAEDLEDLFDVLLKLRHQVAVNAGFANFRDYMFVAMGRFDYTVNDCEMFHQSVKNKVVPMVRELLLHRKERLGLDKLRPWDTEVDLDGHQPLKPFADGKDLLNKTIQCFDHIDPFFKQVINTMIAQGHFDVESRIGKAPGGYNYPLPVNGYPFIFMNAASNTRDVETMVHEAGHAFHSVLTKDLELNAQKALTSEIAELASMSMELISSHSQNVFYTNPDDHKRARLEHLEGIIEVLPWVATVDKFQHWLYTNPGHTRAERGDAWLRISQEFSGNVVDWEGYEKFRPYSWHKQLHIFEVPFYYIEYGFAQLGAVGVWRNYLQNPTQTLQQYKEALSLGYTQSIPDIYKTAGVKFDFSENYIGELVAFVSEQMKSLS
- a CDS encoding glycosyltransferase, with protein sequence MNIVLLANYAPTSLSGYVYRALQQMGHAITFVSPQEGLEDSIGCKPFLDVPLFLNKQNLKPDLLIVVESSVHPLLVPLNLEKLNCVTAWWAIDNHINYRWHKEFAVFFDYVFFAQKDFTQQASKYAGKNVAWLPLACDPSIHQNKHLERTVACGFVGNMNKHRQHYFDQLKTKTHIQIVNGLNPYQMADYYNTCKSVFNISMRGDLNMRTFEAMACGSLLITQDIQNGINDLFEPGKNIITHNLNNAAEVINYYEKNSELIAPIAQAGYELVIREHTYSNRMQTLITLAGGGKKQLFETDVYAIRKHYMFNHRHFKSNHLDSYNTLYNHVSFFKKIKYKVLYFFAFLWHKKYLWGVRKFG